The Musa acuminata AAA Group cultivar baxijiao chromosome BXJ2-2, Cavendish_Baxijiao_AAA, whole genome shotgun sequence genome contains the following window.
TTCTATTATGCGCGCTTCGAGTGACGTGCGTTGTTTATCTTCTGCCAACTGTTTACAGCCAAAGcccttcgctctctctctctctctctctctctctctctctcttcctcttcacACTGTTTCTTCCTTGACGAAGAAATGAGGTATCGGGCGCTAACGCTATTAATGCGAGTCCACCGTACGAAACTGCCCGACCACGGGAGATGGACGTTGTAGATTCCGATCACCGCAGGTGGAAATAGGGACACGGTATTCTCACCCACGGTGTTAGGACAGCGTACCTTGGGGGTTCGTCGGTTGCGCACCGGGTAAGTTTCGTTCCATTCGCTGAACCCGAAAGGTTATATCAGGGGGGCTCACTAACGAAGTTGGAACGACCTAAATGTGAGATTGAAATTGTGGTCACCGTGGGATACCGTAAAAAGAACACACCGTATGGTTTTTTAGAACAATTTTTTTCGGGGGGCCCACTTCGTCGTCACTTCCTCACGTGGTGAGTCCGCTGCGTGGTCTGCTTAACCTCCTCAGTCATATCTATGGGGGCCCATCAACAAGACTGGGCTTGGGGGAGGTTGGATGGGCCTACTTAAGTTTTAGATTCCGGTCACTCCTGGTGACGATAACAAAACCAAATTTGAGGGTTTGAGgaccaaaaaaaaatttttcgGGCCTGTTTGTCTTCTGTTTCCCACGCGGTAAGTTCACGGATCGGTCGTCGTAATCGTGCTTCATGGGCCTGTTTAACTCGAGTCCATAATTACGGGTACAAGGCCCTGTTGAATTCATTTCGACCCTATCCGACCCGGTTCGACGGAGTAGAGGGCaccgggagggagggagggaggaggggcGGCGGCGGCCACAagagctggaggaggaggaggaagaggaagatttGGCTTCGACATCGGTTCTATTATGAATTTGTTCCTTCTCGGTCATCTCCTTATTCCTTCTCTATTCCTCATCGTGTCCATCTCCATTCATCCTTCTCTTcaatcttcctccttcctcccttctTCCGCCTTTCTCTACTCCTCCGCCACCTGCTTTGTCTTTTGTCGGCGGCGTTGGAGAGGGTGGGCACGACTGCTGTGGGAGTCATAGCGGTGGCACTGTTGGGCCGTGGTGTCCGTGCTTCATGGGTCTGTTGGGCTGGTGTGAGCCAGAAGAGGAGGAAGGCGGTCCAACTTTTTTCCGCACCCCCAAACTCGGTTTGCGGCGGAGCGGCCACCGGGAAGGAGGGCGTCGGCTGACGGTGGCGTTAGGCTGGACTGAACCAGTAGAGGAGGAAGGTGGCCacaagagcaggaggaggaggcggaagaTCGATGTTCATCTCCGGTCATCGTCTATCTCCCTCTTTTTCGCCCTTCTTCCGCCTTCTGGTACTTCACTATCTTCTTCTCACTCTATCATCAGCGGCAAGCTCGAGCGGCGTTACAGACGACGACCACGGGTGGGAAGCAGGAGTCCGTGGCGTGGGCGCCGTTGCGCCGTGGAGCCCGGAAGAGACGGTCGAGCGTCGCGGGAATAACTAATCGATGATGAGGTGCGGTCACTGCAGGTGGGAATAAGAACTGGAAGTCGAACGATTTGGACGGCAAAAAATAATGTTTTCGGGCGTTTTGAAGCCGGACTGGTGTATGGTGAGGTCACGGATGGTATGGTACCCACTGTCTGTGGGTTAAACAAGCCTGGCTCGGATCGACCCATCTCGGCGGCTCTTGTCTCTCTCATTAAATTACAAGCCCAAACGCAAGACTCGAAGGCAGGCGGCGGGGCGCATCTCCATGGGCGGTTTCTTCCGTCCTCGAAGACGTTCGCAGAAGCAGGATATGACATGAAGCAATCCGACGCGAAACGAAGATTTTTCTGCGGGAACAGAGGGCGCGAGCGTCAACCGAAACCGGACATGGAAACCAGGTACACTGACAATTGGGTAGGCTTACCATATCTCCTCAGAGAGTAAAGCACAACAAAAGAAAGTTTAAATCTCCACAAAAACGTCGCAATCATACGGTCACCTATGGTGGCCACACTCGAGATGCGCATGACTAACACTGATAGCCGCCATTCCCAAGTATTATCaaagaacaaacaaaaaaaaataaacatgaatGATAACTCACTGTGAAGATAAACCTCCTAATATTATAATGACAATAATATTAACCGATGAGTGCCACATTGTGTACTTTATAAAGAATTACTAGTGAAGGTTGGAGGACAAATACTGGCTGGCTATatctattttgatgatttcaggatttccaccacacacacacaccttgTGTTTTCAAGATACCAGACATATCTGCACGAACTACACGATACAAGTCTACCATGTGCATGTAGAACAATGACAGAAGACTTATCTCTAGATCCTGTACATCTACAAGCTGTTCGGAAGTGGCTCATTGTGACAATCTGAAGTGAGATCTTAGCATCTGGGATCAGACTCGTGTCCCACGACAGGGTTGAACCTATATGTTGATCTAAACTTGTTGTCGGGTATAGATGTAACCAGCTTCGGCCTCCAATGACCTAATACTGAGAGGATTTGCAGCATGAGTCATCCGAGTATTACTCTGTGTATCTGCCAACGTTTGGAAATATGCATGCGGGCCCCAACCTGCACAATAAGAATCAAACGTTAAAAGCTTCCAATGACCAACATGTATGTCAGGGCTATCCTGAATCCATTTCACAAAATAAAACATGTAACAAAATGTATTAACTACACTGGCATTTGATCGAACGGACCACACACCATATATCAACTTTCAAGATGTATCATAAGAAATTACCATGAGCTCATGCACCAGAGTATCAAATCATTGTACTGTGTAATAATGGTGTTTACACCATTGATAATGTATGTTCCACAGGTATCATATAATGAATGTATCCTATAATAGAGTTTCCATAAGCAGTCCTGATGTCCCGGACAAGGATAAAGGACATGGCCGGTTGGAAACTGTAGTTGTTTTTCCTAGGGGTTGGTACCTAACTTTTCTTCTAAGAGGGTGAGACAACATTTGACAGTAAAAATCAAGATAATTATGAAGTTCAGCGGGTTAAAATCATTTTCCCTGGCAACACTAAAGATCTCTTCAATCTCAAATTGCTCGAGTACCATAAATCATACCAAAATAgaacaaagaaaatgaaagtgaGGGGATTCGTGAGCACCATTTGTATCATGTGGTGGTGGGAAGAACTGCAGATAACAAAACGAAGCAACTATCAGTCCTGCAAAAAAGAAATGGAAAACAAAGGAAGAGTTATATAATTGGCATCAACAAAACAAACATTTACATTAAATCCATTATGATATAGCCTAACAATACAAACCTAAAGAACCACCAGCAAACACATCTTGCCAATGATGCCAATAGTCATCCACTCGAGAAATCGCCACAAGAGATGCACAAAGTAGGGGAAATAATACAATGCAGAGTTTTGCAATGTGGCCCCTTCTATCAAAAGCTTGGATTTTCCCTGCAAGGTACCATGAAAGAAATCCTAGTCCTGCAAAAGACCCTGAGTGCACATGGGCTTGATGAGTAGAACAACAAGTTTGCATGAATTTCTGTGATAAATTTTTTgcgcattctccaataagcaacaAGTTTACTGGCATCTACAAAATGTAGCTGCAGAAAATTTGATTCTACAAGCACTAGAAGAATTAAGTAACATAATGAGTAAACAAATTCTAGCCACAAAGCGGCTGACTACGGGTTGTTAAGCTCCAGTTCTTTTGTGGTTCGAATTGTTCATTGAGTTAAAGCTTACTACATATGCATCAAATGAATATTTAGACATGAATCCAAGTGTATACTAACCTAGTAGAATCGAACATGGTTGGCAGCGCAGCATATAAACATATTTAATCAATTAGAAAATGAGATTGCTTTGACAATAAAAAATTAGAGCACAAAGAATTTTAACTTAGAACTCCAAGAATTTTATCTCCCTATTTTTCTATTAGTCTTTCGATAGTTacctcccactatttttctataaaagatcaatagtaaaAAAATGCACCACCTTAAGGATTTTTGCCCAACACTCCAAATAAGTTGAAGTTACTAACTTCACAAGTTGAAGTTAGTAATAAAATGATACCTATCAAGTCATGGCAACTAAAACTAGAGGGAATAGGTCTGGTGCCCTTCCTGATCACACCCAATCTAAGTAAAACCACCATTGTTTGCTTGATCAGCTGATTGTGATATGACCCAGCCCAGAACTGGAATCAACCAGGAGTGGCCATGTTATGGTCAATTTATTGGCCTTAAACTGGCTGGTAACTGAAACTAAAACAGAAATCCAGGTTGATTCCaggtgaacccaagaaagaagatAGGAGAAAGGAAGGCATGGAGAGGAAATTGAGAAGAAAAGAATCTTGCTAGTGAATTTGGAGGATATGAGATTTCAGCATTTGCATTCATGTGAAGCCTTAAGCCTTTTTCCATCTAGTACTATTAACTTAAATAGATTTGTATTGTATACTAAGCATACAACATGCATGCATTTGGTTAGTTCATAATATTATCTTTGAGATTATGAACAGATCAgtttaatagaaaataaaaaaatatatgcagATCAAATTCTAATTCGATAATAAACGATGTTTCAGTACATTAACTGGGCATGCTTTAATTTGTGAAAGAATATGACAAACTAAACCTCAGTACTTGGTTAATCTAATGCATTGTCAAGCTTAATTTACAAAATGCtattaaaagagaaagatttttCTAGTAATAAATTACCATTAAATAAATATCTTCAGATATTCCATAAAGATACCATTGGTGATGGCAATATCAAATCATTCCATATTGTTCCCGATAAGCTTGTATACAGTTACCAAAAACAAACACCTTGTTGAGCTATCAGGCAAACGAGAGGACCTAAAACCTGTCACCATGTGGTAGTCACAAGAAGCGAGGATTTGAATGTCTCATGCGACTAATAATCATAACCCAAGTGTAAAAACACGTGACCATGCCCACGAAAAGGGCATATGGAGCGATAATTGACTTCAAATTATGATGCATCGACAGTTAGCCCAATCTCACTGGGTCCACCAATACAAACATAGGTGCAGTCCTACACTTGCTCATGTACCCAATTTGTTGCAACCAGATCCTAAACTAATACTGCAAAGATGCTCTCAGAATATGGGTACTGACACCTGTGTTGCCTATTTGTTAAATACTATTCACATGGCATGCTATATTCCATGTGAACTAATTAGGGGTCTCACACCTGTGTTGCCTATATTATATTACAGGAAATAAAACAGTGACATTATAAGCGATTGAAGCTACAGATAATTGAACAGTTGCAGAAAAAGTATCTCATGCATGACAAATTTTTTGATGTTTTCTTGAACTTGAGATATTTACATCAGAAGGATAAAAAAACTGGAAGAAATCTCTGTGTGTGTCTAGTAGCATTATCCTTTTCAAAAGTTTCAAAAGCTGAAGATACGATCAAGAAACTATAATGAGTTTTACTGCTGCATCACTTACATGAGGAGTGGCCACTAGGAAAACTTTTGTGTCCTTCCTTTATAACATTGTTTTCTCCATTGCATATAACATTTGTTGTGACATTGTCATAAACCTACAGGCATGTGTATCAGCAAATACTGATGAGTTTTATGCAATACACAGTGGTGAATACAGATATGGGTTTCTAGGTCAAGGACAAAGGAAATAAATTATAAACCACCTCTTTTCCATCAGGAAAACAGCGCCAAAAGAAGTCAGGTCGAGGTCGGCCTACTGCATCCTTAATGGCATCTGTTATCACCCCAGTAATGAGCACAGAGTACAGGAGACCTGCACATACATGTTGCCAATAGACTGTTTAATCCACCTTGTACTGAGAAGAAAACTTGCTCTACGCCTGAAACGATACAAAGATAGTAGACAAACCCAGGATCGCATGATGCAAATCGTATACATCCCTTCTTCTGAAGTAAATTGCAAGAAAGATTACAAAAGGCAAGATAATCCCAATCACCTGTAATAATGCAAATTGTGATGGGTACGTCATCCATAAGAAAGTTACGTAAAATATCAAAATTCCAAAGAAGAGCATACTGGAACAGCCCAAAATGGCACCGTGTTACTTTTCAGTGGGTATTTCAGATCAGTCATCATGTCTCTCCCCACAAAACGATGAAATGGTTCTATAACATTCAATATGACTTCTATTACAACAAGAAGTAGTAGTATTATCCAGTCATGCATGTGGAATCTTGCAACCTTCACCCCATGAGATTGCACCGTGTGAGCACCCAACTGTATATCCGCCATTGTCTTTCCCTGGAATTGACATGAACAATTTCTTCAGCAAATAATGTCAGCATGGCCTACAAACTCTAGTAAATTGCAACAAGAGCAATATAAAGTGGTTGCCGATGGAAGGACAATAGATGGTCATAGAGTAATACATGGTTCCAAGATCATGCAAATTGATGCGAATGAAGATGCATCAGTCATATGCATTATTTTGCTGCACGAGAGCAAACCAAGGACGAAACAATCATGCCAAGTTTGGTACAAAAGGATGCCTTTCTTTCTTGCACCTAGTGGCCTGCTCTATAGGTTCAACGTGGGACATGGGATGCCAGATACCTTTCCCTGTCTTCATCAATGTAAGATACATTGCTACCATCGACGCATCCAACAATGCTTTTAAGGAGACGAGATCACCATAACATCAAGGCGAGTAATTAGAAAAAGTAATAACTAGAAAGAATTCTCCGGTCCTAGACTGGATGGATCATTTACATCGAGAGGAGATCAGGGTTCCGCATATCAACTCAGCCATTGATGTCATCTCCGCCAAACCTCTACAAGACTCCGCAGTCCCGTGATCATCTTCCCATTGAGTCCCCCGTGACATCAGTAACACTGGAGGCAACTTCAGTCGCGGAGCACGGATTCAGTTTCGAGAACACAGAAATCGTTGGCCACCGGTGGGCAAAATGATTCGAGAAAGAGAAGAACAAAACAAGAAAATCACAGGAGGAGAGGGAAAAGATGAACGAAGCGGATGAAAGAGATGAACTTGACTTAACGACGACCCCAGGAGAAATGAAATGACCTTTCACCTCAGAGCGGCCTccaagaaaggagagaaatgaTAGAGAGGAGAGAGGCGTGTCGAGGCGTCCACTTGGCACTAGGAAGTTGTAGGGAGTGGGTGATGTTCAGATTGGAAGGGCCTCTTTCCTGCGCTGGGGGCCGTGATTGGCTGGAACAGCTGGACTATGGAGGATAAGCGAATCAAGAACCAGacagatatagagagagagagagagagagagagagagatggaagacGGGTGGAGTCCCGTCTCATCCACATTCCAAAGAGAGGGTCCCGGTTTAAATGAGCTTCTGTAAAAAAAAGATGCAGGGTGCAGGGCGTGGGCCCCTAAGATCAACATACATTTGCTACATCAATCCATGGAACACGAAGAGCCTACTCTGTCACATGGATGCGGTGGTCATACAGAACGACGCACTTCTATTGCGAGCACAGCTTGCTTAGTGACTTGGCACCGCCCGAACCGTTCgatgcaaaaagaaaacaaaaaccagACTTCCTGCAGAAGCCGTACGCGCAATTGGCGTGGTTTGTATCAGCGCGGACGCCGCACCCGTTTGCCTCGACCAGGTGTCCTAAGATAGGGAACGCCGTTTTCCCACGCACGGAGAAGGACCCGCGTGGTTGAGACCCACGCACGACACCATTGGCCAACAGCCGCGTGAACCACACGTGACGGTGAACCATCCGCCAAAGACATGATCCAAATATTTATTTGGTCCATTCTTTGTATGTAAGACACCAAAGGGTACAAAAGAGCACAAATAAGAAACATAATGCAGAGAGATCACAGCCACGTAGAGAGCATCCAAAGTGTAGCCTTTACTATTCTAAACAGTAGAAAGAAAGTATCATTCTGAGTCTAGATCCCTGTATCGATCGAGTTATTTATAACTTAACAGAGAGAGCCAAGAATTAAGTTTCAGAAAAAAAAGTGAAGAATTAAGTTCTCATAAGAAGGGTTATCCTAAGACAGCAGCTGAAACCTTTAAATTGGTTTGACACAGGAAGGATAAACACTCCAACAAGATCAGTATGCCAATGACTTCCATCAGATGATTACATCTTGAAGAATTGCCTTTTTCATGCACTGTGAACCACAAGTGCCACACTAGATTGCTGCACTTGTATTGTGTGGACCTGTTGCAGGTTCAGGATTGGTTGCTTCTGGCAATGCTCCTTGAAATGTTCCGtgcagcaattctagcaaattgatACTAGAAGTTTTGTGAGGACTTACCCTAGAAGTACTTCCAAGCATGAAATGTCAAGTGGAATCCCACTCCACCTATCACTATTCAACCACAATTTATTGTGTTTGTAGGATCTTTAAGATATTTCCTTTCACCACTAATCTGAACTGACTCACCTTGCTTAATTGATGCATCTACATGTTCCTAACTGTTGATGAACATAAAATATAGCATTTTTGACACATCTGCAACACCTTCAATGCCTTCCTCGTTTTATCCATAATCTACACCGCAAACTTTTCATGAATAGAAAATATAGCATTCTGATCTACAGTCCATAGCTAGGCTTTACAGCATCCTGAGGATGTCTCCATGTCTCAGACTTTGACACCAAGCTCTACAATTAAATTTTGTATCTATATGCCTCAGTATAAGCACCTAGGATTGTTCTTTCAAAGAAACTAAAACCCATCTAGCAAGTGGCTCCTTCATTATTTACACTTTTCCTCTATTTTTCAGAGTATTTTCCAACACCAGTTGGTCGCTGTCGTGTTTTGCGCTAATTTTTGTAGCATAATGTAACCTCTACTACCTACCTCAAAAGATCCCAGGCAACTCTTAAGATATTCATGACACAGATGCCACTAGAATTTGATCTTTATCTACTTCACcctaggcatccaatgcttcagtaGAATTTGAACTCACCTTCACCTAGCAGCTTTATACAATGACCATAATGATGAGCTTGGCCAAAACATATACTAACAATTTCAATAATTCGCAGGATCAATTACATATATTTGAGGCTTCCGCCAAGGCAATCTTGTGGACGAAGCTTAAGATTGTTGTTTCAGATTGAAAAGCTGACCTAGACGCATTTTTCTT
Protein-coding sequences here:
- the LOC135606288 gene encoding lipid phosphate phosphatase 2-like isoform X2, producing the protein MADIQLGAHTVQSHGVKVIGIILPFVIFLAIYFRRRDVYDLHHAILGLLYSVLITGVITDAIKDAVGRPRPDFFWRCFPDGKEVYDNVTTNVICNGENNVIKEGHKSFPSGHSSWSFAGLGFLSWYLAGKIQAFDRRGHIAKLCIVLFPLLCASLVAISRVDDYWHHWQDVFAGGSLGLIVASFCYLQFFPPPHDTNGWGPHAYFQTLADTQSNTRMTHAANPLSIRSLEAEAGYIYTRQQV
- the LOC135606288 gene encoding lipid phosphate phosphatase 2-like isoform X1 yields the protein MADIQLGAHTVQSHGVKVARFHMHDWIILLLLVVIEVILNVIEPFHRFVGRDMMTDLKYPLKSNTVPFWAVPVIGIILPFVIFLAIYFRRRDVYDLHHAILGLLYSVLITGVITDAIKDAVGRPRPDFFWRCFPDGKEVYDNVTTNVICNGENNVIKEGHKSFPSGHSSWSFAGLGFLSWYLAGKIQAFDRRGHIAKLCIVLFPLLCASLVAISRVDDYWHHWQDVFAGGSLGLIVASFCYLQFFPPPHDTNGWGPHAYFQTLADTQSNTRMTHAANPLSIRSLEAEAGYIYTRQQV